The following nucleotide sequence is from Citrus sinensis cultivar Valencia sweet orange chromosome 6, DVS_A1.0, whole genome shotgun sequence.
GTGCCGACTGCAACATAATATGCACACAACCCCGTCGTATATCTGCCATATCTGTAGCAGCTCGAGTATCCTCAGAAAGAGGAGAGAATCTTGGCGAAACTGTTGGTTATCAGATTCGTCTGGAGTCAAAGCGCTCTGCTCAAACACGGCTCCTCTTTTGCACCACTGGAGTATTACTTCGGCAGTTGGTAATACGATGTTTCTCTTgctttgtgttttattttacttgtCCTTTCACATTGTTGGACAGTGGAGTTGCTTGGAAATCCTTGGTCTGCGAATAGATATCTTATGTAGTCactttttcactttaatttttttcattgtgCTTAGTGACAACAATGCATATGTCAtggatgaattatatgatgctcCAAATGCAGTGaagcttttgttttctttttgtttctatgTAATTGATTATTCCTTGTAGAAGCTTCGCAGGAGCTTATAGATTTTTATCTTGTACATAGCTTTCAACATTTTAAGTTCTTTCTCTCTTAAATTTGATGTTAAACTACAGGTTGAGGACCCAGATTTAAGTTGTGTGAGCCATTTGCTGGTTGATGAAATTCACGAAAGAGGGATGAATGAGgactttttgttaataattctGCGTGACCTACTTCCTCGACGTCCCGATCTGCGTCTGATCCTAATGAGTGCCACAATTAATGCTGATCTGTTTTCCAAATACTTTGGGAATGCCCCAACAGTACATATACCGGTATATagttaataattcaattttattaggTTGGACAGTGCATCTTTGAGCTTCTTGAATGCTTATATTAACACCTCATAAGAATGACTTACTATCAAATGCATTGGCAGGGATTGACTTTTCCTGTGACAGATTTATTTCTAGAGGATGTTTTGGAGAAAACTCGTTATAAAATGAATTCAAAGTTGGACAGCTTTCAGGGTAACTCAAGAAGAAGTAGACGGCAAGATTCAAAGAAAGATCACTTAACCGCATTATTTGAGGCATGTCCCAAACTTTGACTCTGACCATCACAATTCTCTGTACTCAAGTAATATCTGGATAAATAGTTTCAgcttacacacacacacacacacatataaagGTAAACTCTGAATAAGATTCACAGGGACCTTTtatgcttttttcttttttttcttttttcatcaaaagttaaaaataaaaaataaaaaaaaataaaggacctCAGTATGTTGAATGTTATTTTGTGTcatctttctttatttgaaatacTGCTTCTGAAATGACATCTATTGTAAACATACCATCTCTGAAAAAGAGTCTGAAAGGTTTATTCTAATAGGCATCTGTATATGTAATAGTTTAGGACATGTAATCTACAGTCTGTTCCCTATCCCCACCGTCTCCATCTCTCTCCCCAGCCCCctaaaaggggggggggggggtgagGGGAGGGTGGGGAAGAGAAGAAATGCTCATAGAATTTATTATGCTCCCAGAAATTGCCCAAATTGCAATCAGTACTGGGCATTGGTTTATTATCCTTTGTTAGTATAATTTAGCCCTATAGCTCTTAGTATTCAACTCTTAGAAAAATCTGCGATTGCTGTCAACTGGTCATCGTAGAGGctgattattttacaattagaGATTGGACAACATATTTGAAATCAATCTAGATATACGGAGAATTTGATGAGAATACAGGTCCATGATTATTTGGTTGACTGTCCTTTAATAGTATTAGTTTCAATAATGAAACAGAACCCATAATGCatgataaatatgaaaataagtATACCTTCTAACTGATGCTTGTTAAGGAATGTGATATGTAGTAATATGTTTGGTATCTAAAACTAAAATGTGTGCACATTTTGTTGAGTGTGATTGTATCATCTCCTACTTATGCTTgtttaacatataaaatattattgtacaTCCATCTCCATATACTCTTTCATATAACTGTGCATGTCATAGGTATACGTTGATGTGATTAGAGTATTACCTATTTTAGACGGTGACCTAGGTCTGGGAATGCATAGACCTCCTCATAGAAATGATGGCttaaattattgtttgaacatttccttttaaatcacattttgtttcatagctgctctaattattttcttattatcgATGGACAACATTAGTTTTAATAATCATGTGGTCTTCCTTTCAATCGAGTTGGTGAAAATTTGTTCTAATGTCATGTCTCAAGATTTTATTGTCTGATGGCAGATGCAATGCTTTTATGCACCAAAGATTGGATTTACGCATTTCCTTGATCAATAAGAGAGGCTCTCATTTTGTAGCTAAGAATTCACCTTGTGATTCTGTTGATTACTCACTGCaatatttctttgtttgtgtAGGATGTTGATATTGATTCAAACTATAAGAATTACAGGGCATCTACTAGAGCGTCTCTTGAAGCTTGGTCAGCTGAACAGATTGATTTGGGTCTGGTACGTACAATTTGCAAACCATTTTAATTGACTTGCTCAATTGAAACTTTATGGTGGTGGGAAATCTATGAACAATATGTGACTTCCTGTGAATTGTTTGGTGGTTGCTTGTTTCCTTACATATTTTGGTCCTTTTGTTAATGTTCCACagctttattgtttttaagtCATAATTTACTTCTTTTCCTCCTTATGTTGTAGTATCATcctatataattaaatttcttctggtgaaaattatttgtagGTGGAGTCAAcaatagaatttatttgtCGCCATGAAGGCGATGGAGCAATTCTTGTATTCCTCACGGGCTGGAATGACATTTCCAAACTACTCGACCAGATTAAGGTAAACAAATTTCTTGGAGATCCTAGCAAGTTTCTAGTTCTTCCACTACATGGGTCAATGCCTACCATCAACCAACGTGAAATATTTGACCGTCCTCCGCCGAACAAGAGGTTAGCATCTCCATGTTACTAATTCTTTGTTTTGTGGAAACTGGATGTCCCCACTTCAGCGCTGATCTAATCTcgtttttagttttatttttttaaaaaaaaagtataaccGGCTGCATAAAATTTCCAGAAAAATTGTTCTGGCGACCAATATTGCAGAGAGTAGTATCACCATAGATGATGTTGTGTATGTTGTGGACTGTGGAAAGGCAAAGGAAACCAGTTATGATGCTCTAAACAAGTTGGCTTGTCTATTACCATCATGGATTTCGAAGGCCTCAGCTCATCAGGTAATCATTTGGTATCATGAAAGTGCAATTGGTATATCACTTCATTACCTTTTGTAGTTAAATTCATCTGTTACTGAGCAAAAGATTCTCTTTATGCTCGCATGTCGAAATAATTTCAGAGAAGGGGTCGTGCTGGCCGTGTGCAACCTGGTGTTTGTTATAAATTGTATCCAAGAATTatccatgatgcaatgcttcCCTATCAGTTACCTGAAATTTTACGGACACCTTTACAAGAACTCTGTCTGCATATTAAAAGCTTGCAGCTTGGAACTGTTGGGTCATTTTTGTCCAAGGCTCTTCAGCCACCAGATCCTCTGGCTGTTCAAAATGCAATTGAACTTCTCAAAACAATTGGGGCTTTAGATGACATGGAGAATCTTACTCCGCTTGGTATGTAGCATTGGattctttatttatgttgttccttatatgaatttattttctttggcAATTATACTGTAATACGAATTAATACCTTGTAGGTCGCCATCTTTGCACTCTGCCTGTGGACCCCAACATTGGAAAGATGCTTCTAATGGGAGCTATCTTTCAATGCCTCAATCCTGCTTTAACAATTGCAGCTGCTCTTGCGCATCGCAACCCATTTGTTCTTCCAGTAAATATGCAGAAGGAGGTTGATGAAGCAAAGAGATCCTTTGCTGGTGATTCTTGCAGGTTAGCCCACTGTGTCAAGCCACCTTTCTGTTGGCTTTTgcagagatttttttatttatttacttgtgtttAGATGGAAAATctgagttttttatttttttctcggCCCCTAATTCAGTGATCACATAGCACTTCTCAAAGCTTTTGATGGATATAAGGATGCAAAACGTAATCGAAGGGAAAGAGACTTCTgttgggaaaattttttatctccaATAACCTTGCAGATGATGGAGGATATGAGAAGCCAGTTTCTGGATCTGCTATCGGACATAGGCTTTGTAGACAAATCCAAGGGTCCTAGTGTAAGATCTTACATTTTCTATTATTACCGCAAACTCTCCATTCCCTCTCCTCTCCTGTCTCTTTTGGTGGTGGTTTAGCTGCATCGTTTTCTCTGCACCCATGATTAACTTTAGAGTTATATTAATTGCTAGGCTGACCAATTTTCCAAGGCTGAGGGCTGTATAATATTACTAGctttatatttgtttgttatgTAGGCTTACAACCGATACAGCCATGATTTGGAGATGGTATGTGCAATTCTTTGTGCTGGGCTCTACCCAAATGTTGTGCAGtgcaaaagaaaaggaaagcgAGCTGTATTCTACACAAAAGAAGTTGGGCAGGTGGCACTCCATCCATCTTCTGTTAATGCAAACCAAAATAACTTTCCACTGCCTTACATGGTTTATAGTGAAATGGTGAAGACAAACAACATCAATGTCTATGACTCAACCAATATATCAGAATACGCTTTGCTTCTATTTGGTGGTAATCTCATTCCTAGCAAAACTGGGGAGGGCATTGAAATGCTTGGTGGTTACCTTCATTTCTCTGCATCTAAGACTGTACTAGAGTTGATTCGGGTAATTGCTTTCTCTggatttttcccttttatttgTGGTCCATAATGTTATCTGCCTGTGATTTAGTTGAAATTTAACAAAGATGATAGAGTTGACTATTTGAACCAATTTTGCAGAAATTACGGGGGGAGCTCGACAAACTTTTGAATAGGAAGATTGAGGACCCAAGGGTTGACCTTTCTGTGGAGGGAAAGGCAGTGGTTTCGGCTGTTGTTGAATTGTTGCATGGTTAAGATGAAcagtaaaaatttatgatcCTTCCTGAAACAATGCTAGTGAAAATAGGAGGCCTACCATTCTTTCTTCCTCCAGAATAGCAATCTGAAATCGCCAAGATTTTCCTATGATctctttttatcaatttagtTTAATGGATGTATTATtagatgttttattatttcgGTACACAAAGTTGAAAGATAATGCTTTAAGAGATCTCAGTTTTAGCAATGATTTAAAGAAACGCattggaaaatattttttaagccGAACATTTCTGATACATTCTGGTAGTTGTTAATTCATAgcagaaataataaataacaatagcATGCATGCTATTATTATGGTTAATCTGTGGAGTTTTGTTGAAGGGACTGGGCTTGCAGAGTCAAATTTGGGTTCACTGCTTCCGCTCAAAATACAACTAATTAGATATGACTGCAAGCTGAAGTGTCGTGTCGTGTTAAATTTAAGttgatttaaatataatttatttaataattgtgttaaaatattgatattttaacccgacaagaaaaataaatgaattatttaataactcggttaatatttatatatttaacaaaatttatatcaaacaTTCacatattgttattgttttatatgtgtacacacacacatgtttgaaaatattacATACTTACattattgaagttttaattatatatgtaagtAATATTGTATATTGATATTATAACATATACATGTTTATTGATATTCTACACATTTCTACTATTGAAAgtctaaatttatataaaattttataaataaaatactatgTATATATTCACCCtcttgaaaaaaagaaagaaaaagagaaaatcatgttcaatattttagttttgatGACAAggatttacaaattaattaagagtataaaatataatcgtATCATTGATAAGGTAAAtgtgtcaagaattttaattttaatctaacaCAAAAAATATCATGTCGGTTGGACCTTGTCCATCCAATAATCATGTTAAATTTGACGGcttatatattcatttattccTATCGTATCAGTATCGGATAATCGAGTTTGGTCAAATTTTACCATCCGCTTTGgattatcaaaatattgatGGTTTCTCAGTCGCGATCAATTAtagctaaaattttattacacaaCAATACAAAGGTTTCGTGAGGCGGATCTTGAGTGCAATTAGAACACTAAATAAAACAATGCTCCagtttttttcattatttttttttatcttattttagtTGTGGAGGATCATAATAACGAAAACTATCATGataattcattttagttgCACCAAATATGTGCGTAGatcaaaatttgtaaaaataatataatcccAAGCTTTTTATCCCTCAACCACATGCACCAAACGAATTATAAGAACATTctaattatgattttgatatatttataataatttaacaaaataatgtttctaaattctcaattaatttttaaattaaaacctaaaacacccaaacagaaaataattttctggAGTACATTACCTTAATTTAATAAAGGAAACAAGCCCTTTTCACCTCATAATTTGATGCAATAACCCATttcattatttctatttaaacaatagtttattttatccATACTTTTTAAGCAATATCCCAAAACACCCttccattaatttaccattaattttttgtgtaatttattgagagtaaaatatgaattttcaattaaGGATATACcctattttaaataaaactctcaaatataattaattaacatttgaCTTTCtgcttaaatttaaaatttaaggataacTTAAtcatacaaaaataaaattaaagaacatACAATACACGCGCGcgtgcacacacacacacacaaatataTATGCGTGTGcgcattttcattaaattattttgtactaTTATAAATCTATGTTTTTATATCTTTagtgtgttttctttttaagtaaataaaggagtctatatttatttttggtaaaatactaatattgattgattgattatttatttatttgactatACTAAAGTTAGAACAAGTTAAAAGACATCATGTGAaatctacattttttttttaaattcctaAATATACATTCTACATGTTATTTAGTGTTATTATTACCTATTCATTAAggtattcttaaaatttaaatttatgtaaaaagtatgatattatttagttatatttaagagtttttttatttataaaactcTTAAATATAGACTCTTAAATATAGTGTTATTATTACCTATTCATTAAAATCagatttttatattcttaattgaaaaatcttatttcatCCTTAATGAATTacacaataaattaatagtaaattaacaGAAGGAGgtatattctattttttaatttaaaatttttattttaaaaaataaaaataaaataaaatatcatttaaaaataaagatgaaatgaGATGTTTTATCCTCACCTAAAAGtaaaatggattttttttctttaataaacatattttaattatactttTTGGTTTCCAAATAGTAATACATACATAACCACATAACCAAAAGCCcttatacatacatatattttcGTTTTTTGTACTTTCCCTCTTTCAGACTTTCACTCTCCGTATCTTTCAGTTAACTTCTTTGGTGGCAAAAACCTGGAAACCCCTTCACTTAACTTCACTTACGcacaaaaccctaaaattcaaataaaacgCGTAATTCACTTCTATTCATGCTCCGGTAACCAGTTATTTAATCGAAAGAATATCCGACCCGAAACGCATTATGGGTCGTCCCGAACCCTGCGTCTTGTTCGCTCAGACCTTCGTTCACCCCCAACTCGACGAGTACGTTGACGAGGTACGCTCTTTTCATTAACCTCGCTGTTACTTTATAactcttctttatttaatttcgtatttattgcttttcaatttttttttttaaattttttcttgtgaAGTTTGTTATTATGAATCTTTGTGGAAAAGTGAAGAACTTGTATGTTGATTAATCTCGTGTCTGATTACATtgtgaatgaaaattattgaTCGCTTTGCTAATACTTTGATCTTTtattatgtttcttttgtttattagGTATTGTTTGCAGAGCCAATTGTTATAACGGCATGTGAGTTTCTTGAACAAAATGCAAGCTCCACGTCTCAAGCAGTCTCTCTTGTTGGGTATGTTGTAGGAGCTTCCTCTAATGTCttatgcttctttttttaacttagttgcaatattaaattgattgtaaGTAGTAATCGATATATTGTGTATGAGAAAAGTTATATGGTGTAGCAATGATGCTACCTTGATTTTTTCAGTATGGTCCATCCTTTATGATTTGATCCCAGGTTTCTGTTACAGAGTTTGAGTACTTGCTTGTAATAGAAATTATGTATATTATGTTAAggttaaacaattttttttggggggggggggtagaAATTTTCGATCTTGATATGCAAAAAAGTTTTGAATgatgtttaatttgatattgggcttttattttacagttttGTTGTTGAAGTTTAAAGTTTTAGATGTTGGAAAAATTCACGTTAGCTATCAGCACAACTGCACAAGATGGTGCtccatccttttttttttttttttaactataagTATGATGATTATAAAATGTTGTCATGAATAGGGCCACTTCACCTCCTTCATTTGCTTTGGAGGTATTTGTTCAATGCGAGGGAGAAACAAGATTTAGGCGCCTCTGTCAGCCTTTTCTGTATTCGCATTCTTCATCAAATGTGTTAGAAGTGGAGGTATTACTGCATCGTGTatagtaatattttttcaCTTGTTGTTACCTTATTTTCTTCATACTGTGCCCATTTGAGTACCTTAAGATAATTAGCCACTGGGCACATGCTAGTTTTATACTTGTCTATGGCTTGTTTTGTTGAGTAATTAATATGTATGGAGAATTCTTGATAGttttgttagaaaatgtatgaatgcatttctaattttctgttaaaagAGGACTAGGTGCTTTGAATCTTTTGAAACACATTTATTCTTTTAGGATAGTTTTGCAAATGATaggtcttttcttttttgattatttgattgACATAGCTTTCCCAGCAAAAATTGTGTTTGGCACTGAATTTGAATAACTAAAACTAGTCTTAATGTACAAAGACATTTTGTGCTTCTTAAAAAGCAGGATTGCGAAActcacattatttttctttttcttatacaGTATACTACTAGTTGTTGATATATTTTCACTAGGTTCATTTTATGAGAAAACAAGTATTACTATTACACATCTCAGATTTTGAAAGTTGTTTTCGTTTTGCCAAAGCAGGAATTAGAAAAcacttttgcaaaatttttatctaaaatgaAGGTTGCAAAAATTTATCTAACAGTTTTCTCAGTCATTAGCTGTGAAATTTGTACTTTCTGGACTTTTATTTCAGACTTGCATTCTTTGGTTAACAATTTCTCATGTTATCGACCTCTGTTATTCTCCtgctcaatatttttttttttttaaaaggaagaagaaaaatttcagaaattttCTCCTCTTTGAGTCTGGTTTCTACCGTAGTCTTTTGGGGAGGCTTGAAGTAGTACAGAATCGTGATGAACatgctttaaatttttgtaggCTGTTGTAACTAATCATCTGGTTGTAAGGGGTAGCTACCGCAGTCTAAGCTTGATTATATATGGAAACACTGCTGAGGATCTGGGACAGTTCAACATCGATTTTGATGATAGCTCTTTAACTGATCTTGTTACTTCTGCTGAGGGAAAGCTTGAAGACCTGCCTCTGGCATTGCATTCAATTAATCGTACAATTGAGGAATCTTTATCCTCTCTAAAAGTATTGTCTTTACCAGTTGCTCCATCTGATATATCTATTGAGGTTAAACAGTTATTACATCTGATGTTGAAGGTCTTTGAGTTGCCAAACCCTGAGTCTGCTGTACATAAAACTGTAAGTACTGTGGTGTTGGCAGCTTCATCTTTTGTCACTCATGACTTAGGTGACGCAACCCGTCAGAAGCATCTTGCATCTGGAAAATTGAAGAGTAATGAAGATGATCTACAGCATGCTGTTATTAAGGCCAGAAAAGAGCTTATTCAACTTTATGCAGCCCTTCAGCATGATTCAGGGAATGATTCAGCTGAATTATTGGGGGATTGTACTTTTTTGGAGACTGAAGCTGATATGGCTTCTTCAAAAGAGTTGGTGGATATGCTAAGCCAGTACTTTAATTTTAGTGGGAACAGCACAAGTCTGGGGCATCACAATCTTCCACAGGTGATTGgacctaaataaaatttccacTCTCATTTCTTAGTTCTTATAAATTGCTTCTTCTCAATAAATATGTCATAGAAAGTTTGCCCTTTCTCTTTGCTACTCTTCTGCTTGCTAACATGCTTTTGCATCTTGTTCATTTATgatgtaaattttatgttcAGAATAAGAGTGTCATTTTGGGGCTGAGTGTGGCTCTTTTGCTGTGCTCTGGTAGAGAAGGCTGCTTTCACTTCGTCGACAGTGGGGGGATGGATCAACTTGCATATGTTTTCAGTCGTGACATTGAGAATTCTACTGTCATTATGTTGCTTGTACTTGGAGCTATTGAACAGGCTACACGGCATTCAATTGGTTGTGAAGGTTTTTTGGGGTGGTGGCCTCGTGAAGATGAGAACATCCCGTCTGGTATTAGTGAGGGATACAGTCGATTGTTGAACTTATTACTGCAGAAACCACGTCATGATGTGGCTTCTCTTGCAACATTTGTCCTTCATCGCTTGCGATACTATGAAGTAGCTTCCCGATATGAGGTATGCTTCTTGCTAGAGGTTGGGGAGTGGGTTTGGGCCGGAAAAATGTGGGTGGCTGTgtttttgcatttaaaaacttaattggaTACTGTTTGGTAATTATATTCCACTTCATTTCCAGAGTGCTGTTTTGTCAGTATTGGGAAGCCTGCCTGCTGCTGGTAAGGTCACGGCTGCTACTTCAAACATGCTTATAAGTGCCAAATCTCAACTCAAAAAGCTATTGGTCAGTTAGTTACTTTATTTGGATTTTCGTTGTATATATAAAAGCGTGCGCGCACACACAGACCCTCTTTATGAAAATGTAGTATTTTTTGAACCATATGGACAAATCATGTTATGCAATTGCATTTCTTAGTTAATGTTTGTTGACATGGATTATTGcagaaattgataaatttgCGTGGTCCAATTGAAGATCCTTCCCCAGTGTCGTCTGCAAGAAGATCATTGACACTTGTTCAGGCTGAAGGATTATTGTCGTATAAAGTAACCAGTAACTTAATCGCTTCATCCACTTGCGGCTTTTCAAACTCGGATATTGACCCGCATTTGCTGACCCTTCTTAAGGTACATCAAGTAGTTAGCTTATCCCCCCCCTCCCCTCTCCTCTCCTCTTTCCCTCTCATTCTCAAAGGCATGTGGGTAACTCACATGCTCACATCTCATAGTTGTGCAacaattttttcacattttttcttttccttctgtAATTATGAAAGCATTTTTCTGGTTTTGCTAATTCTTTATGTCTTCATGGTGCATACATGCTATAAAAGCTTTTGGGCTATGtgctaaaatttcatttttcttttcctaatTGGAGCAAGATATGTCCGAAGCTTGTCAAAATGTGATGTTGATATTTGTTCCCTGATAACTCTTGCAAATGGTGTTtttctctaaaaataaaaataaaacaaaaaaattaaataaatttattcactATTATTATACCCGTGGAAATTTGAGCATAAACCATGGGCTGAAATGTTCTGGATTATGGTCTTTTGTGGAAATGTGTGTTGCGTGGTGAATTTTATGTATGATATTACACTTAGAATGC
It contains:
- the LOC102628348 gene encoding DExH-box ATP-dependent RNA helicase DExH1 isoform X1; translated protein: MSPRFLGATKSIFSRSKYLLVVAAPITRPRVLSTSSVSFPLKTAKPPVMSYRPNYQGGQRRGGGGPSTSGRGGRRGGRGGGGGRGGGGGGRGEQRWWDPVWRAERLRQQAAEMEVFDENEWWGKLEQMKCGEEQEMIIKRKFSRADQQTLADMAHQLGLHFHAYNKGKALAVSKVPLPMYRPDLDERHGSTEKELQMSIETERRVGNLLNSSQGNVPVNDSGIESSEVARRPKLSVKVANTISPPQSDSAKERLNVILKERQEKLKSSDSGKAMLSFREKLPAFKMKAEFLKAVAENQVLVVSGETGCGKTTQLPQFILEEELSSLRGADCNIICTQPRRISAISVAARVSSERGENLGETVGYQIRLESKRSAQTRLLFCTTGVLLRQLVEDPDLSCVSHLLVDEIHERGMNEDFLLIILRDLLPRRPDLRLILMSATINADLFSKYFGNAPTVHIPGLTFPVTDLFLEDVLEKTRYKMNSKLDSFQGNSRRSRRQDSKKDHLTALFEDVDIDSNYKNYRASTRASLEAWSAEQIDLGLVESTIEFICRHEGDGAILVFLTGWNDISKLLDQIKVNKFLGDPSKFLVLPLHGSMPTINQREIFDRPPPNKRKIVLATNIAESSITIDDVVYVVDCGKAKETSYDALNKLACLLPSWISKASAHQRRGRAGRVQPGVCYKLYPRIIHDAMLPYQLPEILRTPLQELCLHIKSLQLGTVGSFLSKALQPPDPLAVQNAIELLKTIGALDDMENLTPLGRHLCTLPVDPNIGKMLLMGAIFQCLNPALTIAAALAHRNPFVLPVNMQKEVDEAKRSFAGDSCSDHIALLKAFDGYKDAKRNRRERDFCWENFLSPITLQMMEDMRSQFLDLLSDIGFVDKSKGPSAYNRYSHDLEMVCAILCAGLYPNVVQCKRKGKRAVFYTKEVGQVALHPSSVNANQNNFPLPYMVYSEMVKTNNINVYDSTNISEYALLLFGGNLIPSKTGEGIEMLGGYLHFSASKTVLELIRKLRGELDKLLNRKIEDPRVDLSVEGKAVVSAVVELLHG
- the LOC102628348 gene encoding DExH-box ATP-dependent RNA helicase DExH1 isoform X2, with product MYRPDLDERHGSTEKELQMSIETERRVGNLLNSSQGNVPVNDSGIESSEVARRPKLSVKVANTISPPQSDSAKERLNVILKERQEKLKSSDSGKAMLSFREKLPAFKMKAEFLKAVAENQVLVVSGETGCGKTTQLPQFILEEELSSLRGADCNIICTQPRRISAISVAARVSSERGENLGETVGYQIRLESKRSAQTRLLFCTTGVLLRQLVEDPDLSCVSHLLVDEIHERGMNEDFLLIILRDLLPRRPDLRLILMSATINADLFSKYFGNAPTVHIPGLTFPVTDLFLEDVLEKTRYKMNSKLDSFQGNSRRSRRQDSKKDHLTALFEDVDIDSNYKNYRASTRASLEAWSAEQIDLGLVESTIEFICRHEGDGAILVFLTGWNDISKLLDQIKVNKFLGDPSKFLVLPLHGSMPTINQREIFDRPPPNKRKIVLATNIAESSITIDDVVYVVDCGKAKETSYDALNKLACLLPSWISKASAHQRRGRAGRVQPGVCYKLYPRIIHDAMLPYQLPEILRTPLQELCLHIKSLQLGTVGSFLSKALQPPDPLAVQNAIELLKTIGALDDMENLTPLGRHLCTLPVDPNIGKMLLMGAIFQCLNPALTIAAALAHRNPFVLPVNMQKEVDEAKRSFAGDSCSDHIALLKAFDGYKDAKRNRRERDFCWENFLSPITLQMMEDMRSQFLDLLSDIGFVDKSKGPSAYNRYSHDLEMVCAILCAGLYPNVVQCKRKGKRAVFYTKEVGQVALHPSSVNANQNNFPLPYMVYSEMVKTNNINVYDSTNISEYALLLFGGNLIPSKTGEGIEMLGGYLHFSASKTVLELIRKLRGELDKLLNRKIEDPRVDLSVEGKAVVSAVVELLHG